From Sulfuracidifex tepidarius, one genomic window encodes:
- a CDS encoding glucose-1-phosphate thymidylyltransferase, giving the protein MKAIILHGGQGTRLRPLTHTGPKQLIKIGGKPVSQWGLEALSKVGIKEFGIVLGNNHPEKVVEYYGDGSKFGVSITYIYQGEALGLADAVKKTEDFVGGDNFIVYLGDNVILEGLEELLKFQGSASILLAQVENPQRFGVAQIKDGRIIRLVEKPKEPISDLALVGVYAFTPDIFDAINKIKPSWRGELEITDAIQKLIDEGKSVSYHVIRGWWKDTGTPEDLLDANLKLLDNFLVEDNNGSVENSKIRGRVYISPQAKVVNSDIRGPVYIGKGSVVENSMIGPYTSIGDECKIRDSEVTNSLLLDRSEVSGVQLIDSIIGQSSKISKKVSSFHGSRFIVGENTVLQL; this is encoded by the coding sequence ATGAAAGCAATAATACTCCATGGAGGTCAGGGTACAAGGCTAAGACCACTCACCCACACTGGTCCGAAACAATTGATAAAGATTGGCGGGAAGCCTGTATCTCAATGGGGTCTAGAGGCGCTTTCAAAGGTAGGAATTAAGGAGTTCGGAATAGTTCTCGGAAATAATCACCCAGAAAAGGTAGTAGAATACTACGGTGACGGTTCAAAGTTTGGAGTATCAATTACTTACATCTATCAAGGAGAGGCTCTGGGTCTTGCGGACGCAGTGAAAAAAACTGAAGATTTCGTAGGTGGAGATAACTTCATTGTTTACCTAGGAGACAACGTAATTCTAGAAGGACTAGAGGAGCTTTTAAAGTTTCAAGGCTCAGCATCTATTTTGCTCGCTCAAGTGGAGAACCCTCAACGTTTCGGAGTAGCTCAAATAAAAGATGGCAGGATAATCAGACTTGTAGAGAAACCCAAAGAACCCATTTCAGATCTGGCCTTAGTAGGTGTATATGCGTTTACTCCAGACATATTTGACGCAATAAATAAAATAAAACCAAGTTGGAGGGGAGAGTTGGAAATTACAGACGCAATTCAGAAGCTTATAGATGAAGGTAAGAGTGTCTCTTACCATGTTATAAGAGGATGGTGGAAAGATACGGGTACACCTGAAGATCTATTGGACGCAAATCTCAAATTACTTGATAATTTCCTGGTAGAAGACAATAATGGATCTGTTGAAAATTCTAAAATACGCGGAAGAGTATATATCTCTCCGCAAGCAAAGGTGGTTAATTCCGACATTAGGGGCCCCGTTTACATAGGTAAAGGATCAGTAGTGGAGAACTCAATGATAGGTCCTTATACTTCTATAGGTGATGAATGCAAAATTAGGGACTCTGAAGTAACAAATTCTCTGTTACTTGACAGATCAGAGGTGAGCGGGGTTCAATTAATAGATTCTATAATCGGGCAAAGCTCAAAAATATCGAAGAAAGTGTCCAGTTTCCACGGATCTCGATTCATTGTAGGCGAAAACACCGTATTGCAGTTATGA
- a CDS encoding glycosyltransferase: MDLKSLVVLPPLFFNSEAKTAVAFIKAIREYGISQIVSVSTRNDDYTQVDEMVELVKGIKSSSLPIISGPLISGPIDYILLNAMKIIGRFDFSLNLYYVDVPVGLDASYIIYPPSALMSREEIIKRRSGLKRIYANIVENLVQKSANSKHLLCSSSYIKDLIKREYNYECSVIYPPVDVFWTPKINEEKEELVVGVGKYVEPKHWEEFIQIAKLVKEKNKEVKFTIIGGLDKVRSSREYFNKLRELAGDNVELMTDVSEKDKWDIISRAKIILHCMRNDNFGLGVAESMFTGAVPVMYRATGSLIDISDNGKYGVLYSTVQEAANSILDIMMDDEKFMSYSRKSLERAKEFSYDTFKAKVFTLLDEITRGR; this comes from the coding sequence ATGGATTTGAAGTCTCTAGTTGTCCTACCGCCTCTCTTCTTTAATAGTGAAGCAAAAACTGCGGTAGCGTTCATTAAAGCTATCCGAGAGTACGGGATATCACAAATAGTTTCAGTTTCAACTAGAAATGACGATTATACGCAAGTTGATGAGATGGTAGAATTAGTTAAAGGCATAAAATCTTCCTCACTTCCAATAATAAGCGGACCATTAATCTCTGGACCAATAGATTACATCTTATTGAATGCCATGAAAATCATAGGTAGATTTGACTTCTCGTTAAATCTCTATTATGTTGATGTACCAGTAGGACTAGATGCATCCTACATTATTTATCCTCCCTCTGCTTTAATGTCTAGAGAGGAAATTATTAAAAGGAGATCGGGTTTAAAAAGAATTTATGCTAATATTGTTGAGAACTTAGTGCAGAAATCCGCCAACTCGAAGCATTTGTTATGTAGTTCCTCTTACATTAAGGACCTTATCAAGAGAGAGTATAATTACGAATGTTCAGTTATATATCCGCCAGTTGATGTGTTTTGGACTCCTAAGATTAATGAAGAAAAAGAGGAACTGGTAGTAGGAGTTGGAAAGTACGTCGAGCCAAAACACTGGGAGGAATTCATTCAAATAGCTAAGCTTGTGAAAGAGAAAAATAAGGAGGTAAAATTCACGATAATAGGCGGGCTAGACAAGGTGAGATCGTCAAGAGAGTATTTCAATAAGCTTCGGGAATTAGCAGGGGATAACGTAGAGCTTATGACGGATGTCTCCGAGAAAGATAAATGGGACATAATAAGTCGTGCGAAGATAATTCTACATTGCATGAGGAACGATAATTTCGGTCTGGGAGTCGCGGAGTCAATGTTCACAGGAGCTGTTCCAGTTATGTATAGAGCAACCGGGTCTTTAATTGACATTTCAGATAACGGTAAATATGGAGTCCTTTACAGCACAGTTCAAGAAGCGGCGAATTCCATTTTAGATATAATGATGGACGACGAGAAGTTTATGTCCTATAGCAGGAAATCCTTGGAAAGAGCTAAGGAATTCTCTTACGACACATTTAAGGCAAAGGTGTTTACTCTTCTTGATGAAATAACAAGAGGGCGTTGA
- a CDS encoding glycosyltransferase family 2 protein produces the protein MMSIVIINYGDTTYFRKLIDSLDNKEMEIEILVGTFDKINKDAEGKIKWIYLDKNYGPPGNRNRVARYAKGDFIVFLDNDVVLSPDFSVNISKYLDHSSILQLVLMREDGRIDSAGGLIDKLGYPHEIGRDQRFTSQEVKEILYAKGAGMIVPRDVFLKLNGFDEDYFYGYADTDLSLRAWKTGYRVVSIPVTAIHYEHGSFSSDEVERKLRLAFLLESRRLYFVTKNFEWSFLLSVFPKMAFFFLGSMIKDIVIRKDFSLFVTRFKAGTWFLGKLTEISRKRLKYRGKYRLGEKELVKKGLIIDH, from the coding sequence ATGATGAGTATTGTCATTATAAACTATGGAGATACCACTTACTTTAGAAAGTTAATTGATTCTCTGGACAATAAGGAAATGGAAATTGAGATTCTTGTAGGAACATTTGATAAAATAAATAAAGATGCAGAAGGGAAAATAAAATGGATATACCTAGATAAAAATTACGGTCCTCCAGGTAATAGGAATAGAGTGGCGAGATATGCCAAGGGAGACTTCATAGTTTTCCTAGATAACGATGTTGTTCTAAGTCCTGATTTTTCCGTTAATATATCAAAATACCTAGATCACAGTTCCATACTGCAGTTAGTGCTTATGAGGGAAGACGGAAGGATAGATAGCGCAGGAGGTTTAATAGATAAGTTAGGATACCCTCATGAAATAGGCAGAGACCAAAGATTTACTTCTCAAGAAGTAAAAGAAATACTCTATGCAAAGGGAGCAGGAATGATAGTACCAAGAGACGTATTCTTAAAACTTAATGGATTTGATGAAGACTATTTTTACGGTTATGCGGATACTGATCTAAGTCTCAGGGCATGGAAAACCGGATACAGAGTAGTTTCAATTCCAGTAACTGCAATTCATTATGAGCATGGCTCTTTTAGTTCGGACGAAGTTGAGAGAAAGCTCAGGCTTGCCTTCCTCTTGGAGAGCCGGAGGCTTTATTTCGTGACGAAGAACTTCGAATGGAGTTTTCTGCTCTCGGTTTTCCCAAAAATGGCTTTCTTCTTTCTAGGTTCAATGATTAAAGATATAGTAATCAGAAAGGACTTCAGTTTATTTGTAACCAGGTTCAAGGCGGGAACATGGTTTCTCGGTAAATTGACCGAAATTTCTAGGAAGAGACTGAAATACAGAGGGAAGTATAGACTGGGAGAGAAGGAATTGGTGAAGAAAGGTCTTATAATAGACCATTAG
- a CDS encoding glycosyltransferase, whose protein sequence is MKPKISILVVHFNSMKEQQIVEEHLKALRSLDYPNYEVIALDNGSTDSTYKFLKEKVTDSRFKLLRSDINTFFGGGNNIAFKAASKESKYLYLVNPDAVPNPDSANILTELMESDPKLGAIQGKFITGKGKIDTGRFIADDGNVIRLHTANMDPNKESLVTYVSGAMMMLRGEFSRSRGFIFYEVPFLYFDSSVLGMELYHHGYKVKYFPYETGYHKGKATTEDEVSDLHIKISRFLFIMITNSKFRKYIKEYFIANYLKEGIRKAMGKKLASPSNYLKAFRMAMKYNKELNIRLDIYRIPHAESCYKTFFMDMFSAAVRQRLIKGNYKIVVPNENEMPFIEV, encoded by the coding sequence GTGAAGCCAAAAATATCGATCTTAGTAGTTCATTTCAATTCAATGAAAGAACAACAAATTGTAGAGGAACATCTGAAAGCTCTAAGAAGTTTAGATTATCCGAATTACGAAGTGATAGCTCTAGATAATGGCTCAACAGATTCTACATACAAGTTTTTGAAGGAGAAAGTAACAGATTCACGATTCAAATTATTGAGATCTGACATTAATACTTTCTTTGGAGGAGGAAATAACATAGCCTTCAAAGCCGCATCGAAGGAGTCCAAATATCTATACCTGGTCAATCCAGATGCAGTCCCTAATCCAGATTCCGCAAATATTTTGACCGAATTGATGGAGAGCGATCCAAAGCTAGGTGCAATTCAAGGGAAATTTATAACGGGAAAAGGAAAGATTGACACGGGTAGATTCATCGCGGATGATGGAAACGTAATCAGATTACATACAGCGAACATGGATCCAAACAAGGAGAGTTTAGTCACTTACGTCTCAGGAGCCATGATGATGCTGAGAGGCGAATTTTCCAGATCTAGAGGATTCATATTCTACGAAGTTCCGTTTCTTTATTTCGATTCTAGTGTACTCGGAATGGAACTATATCATCATGGATACAAAGTAAAGTACTTTCCATACGAAACTGGTTATCACAAAGGAAAAGCTACTACTGAAGATGAAGTTAGCGATTTACATATAAAAATAAGTAGATTTTTATTTATAATGATAACTAATTCTAAATTTAGAAAATATATTAAAGAATACTTTATAGCCAATTATTTAAAAGAAGGTATAAGAAAGGCCATGGGGAAAAAGTTAGCATCTCCTAGTAACTATCTGAAGGCATTCAGAATGGCAATGAAATATAATAAAGAATTAAACATTCGTCTAGACATTTACAGAATCCCTCATGCAGAGTCTTGTTATAAGACTTTCTTCATGGACATGTTCTCAGCTGCTGTAAGACAGAGACTCATCAAGGGAAATTACAAGATAGTTGTACCTAATGAGAACGAAATGCCTTTTATTGAAGTCTAG
- a CDS encoding winged helix-turn-helix domain-containing protein, with translation MKRRARRNKIAIIKSILSASIKETQKTSLMYAANLNHKTITGYLSDLIKSDLIIETGNKAFQTTDKGKMILKKIEEYERHIQEAEKIKSVIDEVLNKGQKARKPLPEYDFIRQRE, from the coding sequence ATGAAAAGGAGGGCTAGAAGAAATAAGATAGCTATAATTAAATCTATTTTGAGCGCCTCTATAAAAGAAACTCAGAAGACCTCTTTGATGTACGCTGCTAATCTGAATCATAAAACGATTACCGGTTATCTATCTGATCTCATAAAGAGCGATCTAATTATAGAAACAGGAAACAAGGCATTCCAAACAACGGATAAGGGCAAGATGATCCTCAAGAAGATAGAAGAATACGAAAGGCATATTCAAGAAGCCGAGAAAATAAAAAGCGTTATAGACGAGGTCCTAAACAAAGGTCAAAAAGCGAGAAAACCTCTTCCTGAATACGATTTTATTCGTCAACGAGAATGA
- a CDS encoding glycosyltransferase family 4 protein, with the protein MKIAFVMMESIYPQRGGIHEQVYLISRELRKKGIDVDIVPYSKRKADEKGKRLLWLREISPTFIKRIVDGKYDVIISETAWPVIPSLVSSRMLRVPCFIHLHSVESRQDTGLSSFGKRIVSILERIGEICDVTFVPSETERTILKKAKILPNVIDVEAFSNAKPVELKKPAVVFVGGMSYPPNKEAALSVIKISKIIRAKGKDANFYLVGPSPPSVEPPVHATGYVESTAPYIKAADICIAPLKRGGGVKLKTLEYMASGKPIIASKIAVEGIEKINYVNAESEEEFATRILDILENKIDLDFHENIKFVNTNHSPDSAASKIIENLKFLP; encoded by the coding sequence ATGAAAATAGCTTTCGTCATGATGGAGAGCATATATCCTCAGAGGGGCGGAATTCATGAACAAGTGTACCTGATTTCAAGGGAGCTAAGAAAAAAGGGAATTGACGTTGATATAGTTCCTTATTCCAAGAGAAAGGCAGACGAAAAGGGAAAGAGACTTCTCTGGCTTAGAGAAATATCTCCCACCTTTATAAAAAGGATAGTCGACGGAAAATACGACGTAATAATCTCAGAGACAGCGTGGCCCGTAATCCCTTCCCTTGTCTCCTCTAGGATGTTAAGGGTTCCTTGCTTTATTCATCTCCATTCTGTGGAATCAAGGCAGGACACGGGGCTGTCCAGCTTTGGAAAGAGAATAGTCTCAATTCTAGAGAGAATAGGGGAGATTTGCGACGTCACATTCGTTCCGTCCGAAACTGAGAGAACTATACTGAAGAAAGCAAAGATACTCCCTAACGTTATAGATGTAGAAGCGTTTAGCAACGCTAAGCCGGTTGAGTTAAAGAAACCGGCGGTAGTCTTCGTTGGGGGAATGAGTTATCCCCCAAATAAGGAAGCTGCGCTATCAGTAATTAAGATATCAAAAATTATAAGGGCTAAGGGAAAGGATGCCAATTTCTATCTTGTAGGACCATCTCCTCCATCTGTAGAACCTCCCGTCCACGCTACTGGGTATGTAGAGTCAACCGCACCATACATAAAAGCAGCAGACATCTGTATAGCTCCGTTAAAGAGGGGAGGAGGAGTTAAATTAAAGACACTAGAATATATGGCCTCAGGGAAACCTATCATTGCCAGTAAAATAGCTGTAGAAGGCATAGAGAAGATAAATTACGTAAATGCAGAAAGTGAAGAAGAGTTCGCAACCCGTATACTGGATATCTTAGAAAACAAGATAGATCTAGATTTTCATGAAAACATTAAATTTGTAAACACAAATCACTCTCCAGATTCAGCTGCATCAAAGATTATAGAAAACCTGAAATTCTTACCATAA
- a CDS encoding glycosyltransferase family A protein produces MDVTIGIPTFKNDGRTILYTLQSLTKQTYADFKVLIAYKPSENDRTLDVIEKFTKSLDLKIMFQREGYFDEALNMIYSTSKSDILISTDDDAVPSTNWVESHIRAHENFYDAGVIGPFLGISHRSSLIARLYSNIFEDPLEEDMRLSNNYFAKTGILVRNNLFRNAGSKVRTFNPIGVNMSIKKEVYSDFKLPNMTLRGINNELYLCLHAYEKGYPCTLVNEKIEVEHFDRDSMSRPKNLSGIIERFAEFSLSVYYLSKLGYDLDFKKLKLDIFLKSIPWKFKKDEKLKAQLVGIKKGIDISLEALKLKKDEKWIRQKLMEIRGEQQNSSNVLRDYQNV; encoded by the coding sequence TTGGACGTTACAATAGGGATTCCTACATTCAAAAATGACGGAAGGACTATTCTATACACTTTGCAGTCTTTGACCAAACAAACTTACGCGGATTTCAAGGTTTTAATTGCGTATAAACCGAGCGAAAACGATAGAACTCTGGACGTTATAGAAAAATTTACTAAGTCATTAGATCTGAAAATAATGTTTCAGAGAGAAGGTTACTTTGACGAAGCCTTGAACATGATTTATTCTACATCCAAAAGTGATATCCTTATATCAACAGACGATGATGCAGTCCCTTCAACTAATTGGGTCGAGTCCCATATAAGGGCCCATGAGAACTTCTACGACGCGGGCGTCATAGGTCCTTTTTTAGGGATCTCGCATAGATCATCCTTGATAGCAAGGCTTTATTCAAATATATTTGAAGATCCATTAGAGGAAGATATGAGGTTATCCAATAATTATTTCGCAAAGACCGGGATCCTAGTTAGGAATAATCTATTTAGAAATGCAGGGTCAAAGGTTAGAACATTTAATCCAATTGGGGTCAATATGAGCATTAAGAAAGAAGTGTATTCGGATTTCAAGCTTCCTAATATGACCCTGCGGGGTATAAACAATGAACTGTATTTATGTCTTCATGCATATGAAAAAGGATATCCTTGTACATTGGTAAACGAAAAAATTGAGGTAGAACATTTCGATCGTGATTCAATGAGCCGTCCCAAAAATTTGTCAGGAATAATTGAACGTTTCGCAGAATTTTCCTTGTCAGTGTATTATCTTTCTAAGTTGGGATATGATCTTGACTTCAAGAAACTTAAGCTAGATATCTTTTTGAAATCTATTCCTTGGAAGTTTAAAAAAGATGAGAAATTAAAAGCGCAGCTCGTAGGCATAAAGAAAGGAATAGATATATCTTTAGAGGCATTAAAACTTAAGAAAGATGAAAAATGGATAAGACAAAAATTAATGGAAATTCGCGGAGAGCAACAGAACTCATCTAATGTTTTGAGGGATTATCAAAATGTCTAA
- a CDS encoding LamG-like jellyroll fold domain-containing protein, producing MSKISRRQFVGLLAVGSIGITAVVLEGSRKGNNYNSGSPTSSKTSLAGTTFTPLVILVGSSQQCKAIGSNGEVIFSGTCSDGSGTCGIYEAMQYVNQNFGAGKVDLIGEFYPTSSPSPIPNVELDGNAVIYLSPANLQFIMSSTRGNGIKLLWYQNYGFVNTLLSRSPSFSLSPYFFFPTTASSVFFANGDLTLGTPSSFTVGAWVNGNQNNNGGYILTYGSMSGISWAIQYGYGAILFNTDQTLKYYYDEAPFHVAVTYDNGDVTLYVNGKPVSTSTSSISYVTPSYLWLNNFPKVNQQSGLSPSSPFSSIENVQFYPKVLSQSQIEAIASPTASPVDPSISFWALYRYIFYLGDLITGKGFQRMGGVLEGGVF from the coding sequence ATGTCTAAGATATCTAGAAGGCAATTTGTAGGACTACTAGCAGTAGGATCTATCGGGATCACTGCAGTAGTCCTGGAAGGCAGTAGGAAAGGTAATAACTACAACTCAGGTTCACCTACATCTTCAAAGACCTCATTAGCGGGAACTACATTCACTCCTTTAGTAATTTTAGTTGGTTCTTCTCAACAGTGCAAGGCTATAGGTTCAAACGGAGAAGTCATCTTCTCAGGCACCTGCTCTGATGGAAGTGGAACTTGCGGTATTTATGAGGCAATGCAGTACGTCAACCAGAACTTCGGCGCTGGAAAGGTTGACCTCATAGGCGAGTTCTATCCTACCAGTTCACCTTCCCCGATCCCCAACGTTGAACTTGACGGAAACGCAGTGATTTACTTGTCCCCTGCTAACTTGCAGTTCATTATGTCCTCAACTAGGGGTAACGGAATAAAGCTTCTATGGTATCAGAACTACGGTTTCGTCAACACCTTGCTCTCTCGCTCGCCTTCCTTTTCGCTTTCTCCTTACTTTTTCTTCCCTACCACAGCCTCATCGGTTTTCTTCGCTAACGGTGACCTTACCTTAGGCACTCCTTCATCATTCACAGTAGGAGCTTGGGTGAACGGAAATCAGAACAACAACGGAGGATATATCCTCACCTATGGATCCATGAGTGGAATATCCTGGGCCATACAGTACGGATATGGAGCGATTCTCTTTAACACAGATCAGACGTTAAAATATTATTATGACGAAGCTCCTTTCCATGTTGCAGTCACTTACGACAACGGAGACGTCACTCTGTACGTCAACGGCAAACCCGTGTCAACATCCACCTCTTCCATCTCATACGTAACTCCCTCTTATCTGTGGTTGAACAACTTCCCTAAGGTAAATCAGCAATCAGGTCTCTCTCCTTCCTCTCCGTTTTCGTCTATAGAGAACGTTCAGTTCTACCCTAAGGTTCTCTCTCAATCTCAGATCGAGGCAATTGCATCACCTACTGCTTCGCCAGTAGACCCATCCATATCTTTCTGGGCCCTCTATCGCTACATCTTTTATCTCGGAGATCTGATCACAGGGAAGGGATTTCAGAGGATGGGAGGCGTCCTAGAAGGAGGTGTGTTCTAG
- a CDS encoding LamG-like jellyroll fold domain-containing protein → MSKISRREFIGLLGVGAVALGSSKLALSSSPSSEIPSSFFGSSLAVVFSSSQQCKAIGSNGEVIFSGTCSDGSGTCGIYEAMQYVNQNFGAGKVDLIGEFYPTSSPSPIPNVELDGNAVIYLSPANLQFIMSSTRGNGIKLLWYQNYGFVNTLLSRSPSFSLSPYFFFPTTASSVFFANGDLTLGTPSSFTVGAWVNGNQNNNGGYILTYGSMSGISWAIQYGYGAILFNTDQTLKYYYDEAPFHVAVTYDNGDVTLYVNGKPVSTSTSSISYVTPSYLWLNNFPKVNQQSGLSPSSPFSSIENVQFYPKVLSQSQIEAIASPTASPVDPSISFWALYRYIFYLGDLITGKGFQRMGGVLEGGVF, encoded by the coding sequence ATGAGCAAAATTTCAAGAAGAGAGTTCATAGGACTGTTAGGCGTAGGAGCTGTAGCTTTAGGTTCGTCTAAATTAGCTCTCTCTTCAAGCCCCTCCAGTGAAATACCATCTTCCTTTTTTGGTTCGTCATTGGCAGTAGTCTTTAGTTCTTCTCAACAGTGCAAGGCTATAGGTTCAAACGGAGAAGTCATCTTCTCAGGCACCTGCTCTGATGGAAGTGGAACTTGCGGTATTTATGAGGCAATGCAGTACGTCAACCAGAACTTCGGCGCTGGAAAGGTTGACCTCATAGGCGAGTTCTATCCTACCAGTTCACCTTCCCCGATCCCCAACGTTGAACTTGACGGAAACGCAGTGATTTACTTGTCCCCTGCTAACTTGCAGTTCATTATGTCCTCAACTAGGGGTAACGGAATAAAGCTTCTATGGTATCAGAACTACGGTTTCGTCAACACCTTGCTCTCTCGCTCGCCTTCCTTTTCGCTTTCTCCTTACTTTTTCTTCCCTACCACAGCCTCATCGGTTTTCTTCGCTAACGGTGACCTTACCTTAGGCACTCCTTCATCATTCACAGTAGGAGCTTGGGTGAACGGAAATCAGAACAACAACGGAGGATATATCCTCACCTATGGATCCATGAGTGGAATATCCTGGGCCATACAGTACGGATATGGAGCGATTCTCTTTAACACAGATCAGACGTTAAAATATTATTATGACGAAGCTCCTTTCCATGTTGCAGTCACTTACGACAACGGAGACGTCACTCTGTACGTCAACGGCAAACCCGTGTCAACATCCACCTCTTCCATCTCATACGTAACTCCCTCTTATCTGTGGTTGAACAACTTCCCTAAGGTAAATCAGCAATCAGGTCTCTCTCCTTCCTCTCCGTTTTCGTCTATAGAGAACGTTCAGTTCTACCCTAAGGTTCTCTCTCAATCTCAGATCGAGGCAATTGCATCACCTACTGCTTCGCCAGTAGACCCATCCATATCTTTCTGGGCCCTCTATCGCTACATCTTTTATCTCGGAGATCTGATCACAGGGAAGGGATTTCAGAGGATGGGAGGCGTCCTAGAAGGAGGTGTGTTCTAA
- the crn1 gene encoding CRISPR-associated ring nuclease Crn1: MKLVASLGTSPGGILETFEYLRGRGIEVNDIVIVKTKDSAVSKAYDYLLSMFSCCVKLRYNDVMMGAIDLPFSDITTSDDLNELMKIVSPAINQGDYVDITGGRKAISMVMGLIAMKRKAHVVTTIVSQSKYNEVQEKLRKGHQPVTQNCSPSDKEFFCSLLSSDAVTIEINL; encoded by the coding sequence ATGAAGTTAGTGGCTTCTCTTGGGACTTCCCCCGGAGGGATCCTCGAGACGTTCGAATACCTAAGGGGGAGAGGGATTGAGGTCAACGATATAGTGATAGTGAAAACCAAGGACAGTGCAGTCAGTAAAGCGTATGACTACCTACTCTCCATGTTTTCGTGCTGCGTGAAGTTGAGGTACAACGACGTGATGATGGGAGCTATCGACTTACCTTTCAGCGATATAACTACTTCAGACGACTTGAACGAGCTAATGAAAATTGTATCACCAGCGATTAACCAAGGGGACTACGTTGATATCACGGGAGGAAGAAAGGCTATAAGTATGGTCATGGGGCTGATAGCCATGAAGAGGAAGGCCCACGTGGTCACTACCATAGTGTCTCAGTCTAAGTACAACGAAGTTCAGGAAAAGCTGAGGAAGGGTCATCAACCTGTGACCCAAAACTGCTCACCTTCTGACAAGGAATTCTTCTGTAGCCTCTTGTCTAGTGACGCTGTGACTATAGAGATAAACTTGTAG
- a CDS encoding MFS transporter, producing MDDARKKVASILTARLDRLPVMVLPISIVLALAFGYFIALYDVIDVGIAFSSTSLKYTGLTSSEASTVVSMGLFGYIPGALLLGYLGDKVGRKPMLMVTALLTAVGSLGNALAVNYPMFVLFRFITGMGIGGDLILVPTYIVEMVPAKNRAKYFNLVYIAGWAGLGLGPFMASYIDVADPSIGWRVIFGVGATLALITLAIRGHASETVRMLALQGKTQEAEKVVSDMEKKAMEKTGMKELPAPIPIEYQEKKVDPFYIFKNPKYRTRVILIMLAVFFFYFGEYPYLTEFLLWTSTVPSLSSVSNSVTLLYGDAGVATFLGAIVLRAVVEKVRRPILVTLSYAIGMLLGVAVSVLGATSGDLTVMTLGFVLTNLIGVGWSNQLNYLNGTENVPTYARGTAFAFIDGFAHLGAAISTAIILGLISSVGALPIWVGFQVPMVILGVILIIILPNTIGKSLEEINEAKSGI from the coding sequence ATGGACGACGCCAGAAAAAAGGTAGCCTCTATCTTAACTGCAAGGCTAGACAGATTGCCCGTAATGGTGTTACCCATTTCGATAGTTCTAGCCCTAGCCTTCGGTTACTTCATAGCTCTATACGACGTCATAGACGTGGGAATAGCGTTTTCGTCTACTTCCCTGAAGTACACCGGTCTGACCTCGTCTGAAGCCTCAACCGTCGTCTCCATGGGTCTGTTCGGTTACATACCTGGAGCGCTGTTGCTGGGCTATCTAGGAGACAAGGTGGGAAGGAAACCGATGCTCATGGTGACAGCCCTCTTGACAGCCGTAGGTAGTCTGGGGAACGCTTTAGCAGTTAACTACCCCATGTTCGTACTGTTCAGGTTCATAACAGGAATGGGTATAGGAGGGGACTTGATCCTAGTTCCAACTTACATAGTTGAAATGGTCCCGGCAAAGAACAGAGCTAAGTACTTCAACTTGGTATACATTGCTGGTTGGGCAGGGCTCGGACTAGGGCCTTTCATGGCATCCTACATAGACGTCGCTGATCCCTCAATAGGTTGGAGGGTAATCTTCGGAGTTGGAGCGACCCTAGCTCTGATCACCCTGGCTATTAGGGGACATGCTTCGGAGACCGTGAGGATGCTGGCACTGCAGGGAAAGACACAGGAGGCGGAGAAGGTAGTCAGTGACATGGAGAAGAAAGCAATGGAAAAGACAGGGATGAAGGAGCTTCCCGCTCCTATCCCTATAGAGTACCAGGAGAAGAAGGTAGATCCATTCTACATCTTCAAGAACCCCAAGTATAGGACCAGGGTAATACTGATAATGCTCGCTGTATTCTTCTTTTACTTCGGGGAGTATCCTTACCTCACAGAGTTCCTGTTGTGGACTAGCACAGTTCCTTCCCTCTCCTCGGTGTCCAACTCAGTGACCTTACTTTACGGCGATGCTGGGGTAGCGACTTTCCTAGGTGCTATAGTGCTGAGAGCCGTCGTGGAGAAGGTGAGAAGGCCTATACTCGTGACCCTATCTTACGCGATAGGGATGCTCCTCGGTGTTGCCGTCTCTGTCCTGGGAGCGACCTCAGGGGACCTGACCGTCATGACGCTCGGTTTCGTATTGACCAACCTGATAGGTGTGGGGTGGAGCAACCAGCTGAACTACCTGAACGGCACTGAGAACGTCCCGACTTACGCACGCGGTACGGCTTTCGCTTTCATAGATGGTTTCGCACATCTGGGTGCCGCAATCTCAACTGCAATCATATTGGGATTAATATCGTCCGTTGGTGCGTTACCTATATGGGTAGGATTCCAGGTCCCTATGGTAATACTGGGGGTGATACTGATAATCATACTTCCTAACACGATAGGTAAGAGCTTAGAAGAAATAAACGAGGCTAAATCCGGGATTTAA